The region CCGTCAGGCCGAACAGCAGGATCTGGACGCGGCGCACGGCAATGCCGAGCGAGGCCGCGGCATCCGTGCCGAAGGCGAAGGCATCGAGCGCCCGGACATGGGCCATGCAGATGACAAAGCCGGCAAGCGCGATCGGCACCGAGAGATAGACATCCGGCCAACGCACACCGCTGAGCGAACCCAGAAGCCAGAACAGGATGCCGCGCGCCTGCTCAGCATTCGCCGAGGTCGTCACGATGTAGGAGGTCAGCGCATTGAAGAGCTGCGAGCCGGCGACGCCGCACAGGATGATGCGCTCGCCTGTTCCCCCTGCCCCCGTCGCCAGGAAGCCGACCAGCAGAAAGGCGACGACCGCGCCGATGAAGGCGCCGCTCGACAGGCCGAGAACACCGTAGCCGAAGCCGAGGATCATCACGCAGACCGCTCCCGTCGAGGCGCCGGCGGAGATGCCGAGCACATAGGGTTCGGCCAGCGGATTGCGCAGCAGCGCCTGCAGCACGGCGCCGCAGAGCGAGAGCGACGCGCCGGCGCTGGCCGCGACGAGCGCCCGGCTCAGCCGATAATCCCAGACGATGCCCTGGTGAATGCGGCTGAGTTCGAATTGCGTGCCGAACAGCCGGTTGGAGACCGCCTCCGCCGTCGTCGCCAGCGGGATCGCGATCTCGCCGATCGAAACCGCAACGCTGATCATCAGCCCAAGAAGGAGAAAGGCAGCAATGGTGAGCGCG is a window of Rhizobium sp. N324 DNA encoding:
- a CDS encoding FecCD family ABC transporter permease, which produces MSARRQGWWALGALTIAAFLLLGLMISVAVSIGEIAIPLATTAEAVSNRLFGTQFELSRIHQGIVWDYRLSRALVAASAGASLSLCGAVLQALLRNPLAEPYVLGISAGASTGAVCVMILGFGYGVLGLSSGAFIGAVVAFLLVGFLATGAGGTGERIILCGVAGSQLFNALTSYIVTTSANAEQARGILFWLLGSLSGVRWPDVYLSVPIALAGFVICMAHVRALDAFAFGTDAAASLGIAVRRVQILLFGLTAAMTASVVSMVGSIGFVGLVIPHAARFLVGPGHRRLLPATALGGAIYMVGADIVSRIIIPQQVLPIGVVTALFGAPAFAVILYRVRRSA